The Tenuifilum thalassicum genome includes the window TACGGTTCTTTCCTCGGTAACTTCAAGCGATGCCAAATAGGTGGGAAGAACTGCAATTGCAGCAAAAAATATTGGCGAGAGTAGGGTTATAATAATAAACGATTTTTTACGAACCCTAGTCATGAACTCGCGCTGCATTATTAGAAATATCTTGTTCATTGTTTTATGCTTTTGGGTATGAATACTAGTTATTTACTAATCCATGCTTTTGGTTATACTCCTTAACAACCTGTATAAAAATATCGTGCATGCTTGGTACAATAGGGTTAAAAGAAACTATCTCAACTGCAGGCATTACAGCTTGTAAAAGGTTGTTTGCTTCCGATTGAGAGGAAAGGCGTACTTGTGCCTTAGGTAATGAGTTTTCCGTGTCAATCTTAAGTAGTTCAAACTTATCTGAAAGTTGCTGTTTTAAACTATTGGGCTCACCACGGAATGCAATCTCGAAAACGTTGCTTCCATAGCTTTGACGAACCTCATCGATTTGACCGCTTAATATATTTTTCGATTTGTTTATAAGGGTGATATGGTCGCAAAGCTCCTCAACGGAGGCCATGTTGTGGGTTGAAAATATGATAGTTGTGCCCTTGCGTTTAAGTTCTAAAATCTCATCCTTAACTAGTTGCACATTTATTGGGTCAAAACCACTAAAAGGCTCATCAAAGATGAGTAGCTCTGGTTCATGGATAATGGTAACCATGAATTGAACTTTTTGGGCCATACCCTTTGAAAGTTCCTCAACCTTTTTATCCCACCAGGCCTGAATCTCAAATTTCTCGAACCAAACTTTTAAACGTTTCATCGCTTCGGAACGGCTCAAACCCTTTAGCTGGGCAAGGAAAAGAGCTTGCTCGCCCACCTTCATCTTTTTGTAAAGACCACGCTCTTCGGGTAAGTAACCAATCCTATAGATATCGTTTGGTTGCATCTTCCTATCATCAAATAAAACTTCGCCTTTATCGGGCCCAGTTATCTGGTTAATTATTCGAATAAGCGTTGTTTTCCCAGCACCATTTGGACCAAGAAGACCATAGATACTCCCTTTAGGAACAGAGATGCTTACATCATCTAATGCTAAATGGTTGGAGTACCTTTTTTCAATTCCTTTTGTTTCTAGTAGGTACATTTTTATCTTCAGATTTTTGAAATGTTATGTTTCAATTTTGTAGTAAAGATATTAAGTTTTACTTAATCGCAATGTTTAATTTAAATCATTAAGTTTTTTATGATATATCTACCACTTAGAAAATATACTTTAACTTTTAATGCAAGTAATTTTATTATAATAACTTCTTAAAGTTTTCAGTAAATTGCAGGTCTCAAATTGGTTATACTATGAAAGTAAAGACTTGTTCAAGTTTAGTAATAGTTATTACCATTGTAATAATGGTTGCTTCTTGTGATACACCAACAAATAAGAAAATAGAATTACTTACAAAAGAGAACGAGGCATTACGTAGGGAGGCAAGAATAAAAGATTCAACCTTAAACGAATTTTTTGCTTTTCTTTCTGATATTGAATACAATCTGAACCTTATAAAGCAGAAGGAGCAATCTATTAGTCAGAATGCTATTATTGGAGGCGAGCTAAAAACCGATGTAAGACATCAGATTGACGAGGATATTCAGACTATTAATTTGCTTATGGATGAAAATAGACGAAAAGCAGCTTTGCTTCGTAAAAAACTATCCGATACAAACTTTAAAGTTGCTGAACTTGAGCGATTGATTGCGTCTATAAGCAAGAGACTAATTGAAAAAGAGGACGAAATAGATGAGCTAAAGGCAAAGCTGCTGGAGCTAAACTTTACCGTAGAACAGCTTAATGCCCGTATAGATTCAATAACCTTACAAAACTTATTGCTTGATAAGGAGATTAAGAATAAAACAGAAAAGATAAATAGTGCATGGTATGCTGTTGGCTCTCGTAAGGAATTGGTTCAAAACAATATAATTGACAAATCAGGAGGATTCTTAGGATTAGGAAGAACTACTAAAATGAAAGCCGAATTTAATCAGGACTATTTTGTTAGGATAGATATTACAGAGACTCATTCCATACCCATTCTGGCTAAAAGGGTAAAGCTGGTTACCACACATCCTACCAATTCCTATTCCCTTGTCAGAAATAATGAAAACCTTGTAGTTGAGCTTAAAATTAAAGACCCCGAAAAGTTTTGGTCTGTGTCGAAGTACCTTGTTGTAGAGGTAAACTAAGCCATGTCAACATTTATTTGTAATATTGCGAATTTGTATACTAATATAAAGTTTCAATCGTTTTGTAATGATAAACAAAATCAAATTGGGAAAGAGTTACTTTTTTAGATTAGCATTTGCAATAACAGCAGCAGTATTAATATCTTTCTCCTGCTCAACACAAAAAAACACTTTTGTGAGCAGGAGTTTTCATAACATTACATCGTACTACAACTACTACTATAATGCTTACGACAGCTATAAAAGCGGAATTCAAAGAGCAGAAAATAATATAAACTTTAATTATACTTTACCGTTACCAGTTTTGCTTATTGGAGAGAGTCAGGTTCCTGGAATCGTCTCCAGCAATATGGAGCGTACGCTTAATAAATGCACTATGCTTCTTGCAAGGCATTCCATAACCGTTAAGCCCAAGCGAACCAAGAATAAACTTAGTCCTAAAGAAAAGGAATTTAGGAACTTAAATGAGTACGTGAAATGGGCTCGACGTTCCTGGTTGCTTGTAGGTAAAGCTCACACGTGGAAGTCGGATTTAACAAAAGCACGTTCATCGTTTGAATTTGTTATTCGGCAGTTTCCCAACCTACCTTTATGGTTTGAAGCACAGGTTTGGCTTGCACGTGTTGCTGTCCTTGAGGGTGATTTTGACGATGCCCGAGAGCGTCTTAACCTTGTTGAGAATAACAGAAAACGACCTCGAACAAAATCTTTTAACCATCTACTGCACTCAACATGGGCATTCTTCTATCAGAAGAGTCAGGATTATGAACAAATGCTTCCATATTTAAGAAAGGCAATTGAAAGTGCACCTAAAAAAACAGATAAAATACGATACAGCTATATTCTTGCACAAGCACTTCAACAGCTTGGGAAAACTGGTGAAGCATATATCGCATTTCAAAAAGTACTAAAATTGAATCCTCCCTACGATATGGCATTTAGCGCCCGTATTCAAATGATATCATTAAGTAATAAGCAGGATGAGGATTTAAAACGGGAGCTAATTAAGCTATCAAAGGATGAGAAGAATGCCGACTTTCTAGACCAACTTTATTTTACCCTGGGCAGTTTGGAGAAAAAGACGGGCAATATGGAAAAGGCCATAGAGTATTTTACTCTTTCGGCACGATACAGTACTAGTAATACTAATCAAAAAGGGATGTCGTATCTTGTTCTTGCCGATTACTATTTTGAGAAGGCACAGTATGCCTTGGCTCAAGCATATTACGATAGCTCATACAACTCACTTGACGATAGCTATCCTGAGTTTGATAGAATTGAGCAAAAAGCCCGTTTTCTCAACTCATTGGTCGATAACCTTAACACTATTAAAAACGAAGATAGCTTGCTACGGGTAGCAGTAATGCCCAAAGAGGAACGCGATGCGTTAATTAAGCAAATCATTGCCAAACTTGAGGCCGAAGAACAGCGTGCTAAGTCAATGGAAAATCAGAGTAGGAACCAATACTTAATGTATCAGCAATCGCAACGATATCGAAACCAAAACGCTCAACAAGAGGGTAAATGGTATTTCTATAATCAGGCGTCGCTTAGCTATGGGCAATCGGAATTTCAAATGAAATGGGGAAAACGTAAGCTCGAGGATAACTGGCGCCGCAAGAATAAACGGGTACTATCAATCGATGAGGTTACTGTTGCTGGCACTTCACAGAACCAGGAACAAGTTCAAAAGCAGCTGTCGCCCAAAACACCTGAATACTACCTTGTTAATCTTCCTTTTAGCGATTCCCTTAAGGAGCAGTCGATTGAACGCATTAAGAATGCCATGTTTCGGGTGGCTGAAATTTATGAGGTGAACCTTTCGGATTATGAGGAGGCAAAAGAAGCCTATCTACGCATAGTTGAGCGATTCCCCGATGAAGAGAATGCAGCAAATGCCTATTATCGTTTATACCGATTAGCTTCACAATTCAATAGACAGGATGATGCAGCCAGATTTCTCAGCGCACTTACTAAAAACTACCCCAAGAGCCCTTATGCTATCTTGCTTTCAAATCCTGCCTATTTCGAAAAGTTAAGCAAGCAGCAGAACGAAGGGGAAACCATTTATCAAAAGGCTTACGATTTTTATACCAAGGGAATGTATAGCGATGCACTTAACACAATTCAGCGTGGAATGGCTAAAGCAAAGAATACATCCTTGGAGCCCAAGTATCATCTGCTTATGGCCCTGTGTCAGGCCAAAACAACCGATTTGAAAACTTTTAAAGTATCGTTGTCAAATATCACAAGTACATTTGCAAACACCGAGGAAGCTCAGCTTGCCGATGCAATGCTTAAGCAGATTGAGCAAAATGAGCTGCAAATAGCTTCGGGAAATGCTAACCTCGATATTGCACAAACCGATTCCACTACTAGTCAAAAGCAATCGATATATACCGATTCCGATGGCGAACATGTTTTTGTTGTGCTGGTTCCCAAGAAGGCCAATATCAATCAAATTAAGTTTAATGTGATATCATTTAATGTAGATGAGTTTATTGAGGCCGATCTTAATGTTACTAACCAACCCTTTAGCGATTTTGTTGAGATGATTGTGTGCACCGGACTAAAGGACAAAAAGACCGCCATTAAGTACTATAACCTGATTAGTAAACGAACAAAAGTTTTTGCTGGACTCAACAAGACCGAATACCAGTACTTTGTTATTAGTATCGATAATTTTGCTCGTTTTATTGGCGACAAATCAATCTCCGATTATTTGAGATTTTTCAAAGAAAAATATAAAAACGAATAGAGATGCAGCCCACAATACTTTGGGTCGACGATGAAATTGACCTGCTCCGTCCTCATATTATTTTCTTGGAGCAGAAAGGCTATAAGGTTCTTACCGCAAACAATGGCTTTGATGCCATAGAGCTGGTTAAAGCTAACCAGGTTGATATCGTGTTTCTGGACGAAAATATGCCTGGTATTGGAGGATTGGAGACTCTACCAAAGATTAAGGAGATAAAATCAACCTTACCAGTTGTAATGGTAACCAAGAGCGAGGAGGAAAACATTATGGATATGGCGGTTGGTGCTCAAATCTCCGACTATCTTATTAAACCAGTAAACCCCAAACAGGTATTGCTTGCCCTTAAAAAGTTTATTCATGGAAAGGAGCTGGTAAACGAAAGGCAGCTAACCGATTATCGAACTGCCTTTATGCAAATATCTAGTCTTATATCTTCAGCAACCTCTTACACCGATTGGGTTGATATATATCGTAAGTTAGCCGCTTGGCAGGTACGACTTTCCCATAATCCCGATTCAAACTTGAAGCAGATGCTTGAAATGCAGTTTGATGAGGCCAATAAGGTTTTTAGTAAGTATATAAAATCAAACTACTTAAATTGGTTTAACGAAAAAACAGATAAACCTTTACTTTCTCCATCAATTCTAAAAACTAAGGTTTTCCCCTTATTAGAATCAAATACAAAGGTTTTACTTCTTATAATTGATAACTTTAGATACGACCAATGGAAAACCATTGAGCCAATTTTATCGGAAAAATGGCAGGTTAGTACAGAAGAAGTATACTACAGCATACTGCCAACAGCAACACAGTATGCCCGAAATTCAATTTTTGCAGGATTAATGCCCCTTGAAATTCATAAAAAATATCCAGATTACTGGGTTTTTGACGAAGAGGACGAAGGAAAGAATCTTTTTGAAAAAGAACTTCTTCAAGCTCAATTCAAGCGTTTGGGAATGGGCACAAAGTTTTCCTATATTAAAACCGATACACTTAAAGGTGTTGGGGGAGGGCTTAACATTAAAGAGTTTTTAAAAAACGATTTGGCTGTACTTGTATACAATTTTGTTGATTCCATGTCGCATTCGCGAACCGA containing:
- a CDS encoding ABC transporter ATP-binding protein, producing MYLLETKGIEKRYSNHLALDDVSISVPKGSIYGLLGPNGAGKTTLIRIINQITGPDKGEVLFDDRKMQPNDIYRIGYLPEERGLYKKMKVGEQALFLAQLKGLSRSEAMKRLKVWFEKFEIQAWWDKKVEELSKGMAQKVQFMVTIIHEPELLIFDEPFSGFDPINVQLVKDEILELKRKGTTIIFSTHNMASVEELCDHITLINKSKNILSGQIDEVRQSYGSNVFEIAFRGEPNSLKQQLSDKFELLKIDTENSLPKAQVRLSSQSEANNLLQAVMPAVEIVSFNPIVPSMHDIFIQVVKEYNQKHGLVNN
- a CDS encoding Cbp1 family collagen-binding glycoprotein adhesin; this encodes MKVKTCSSLVIVITIVIMVASCDTPTNKKIELLTKENEALRREARIKDSTLNEFFAFLSDIEYNLNLIKQKEQSISQNAIIGGELKTDVRHQIDEDIQTINLLMDENRRKAALLRKKLSDTNFKVAELERLIASISKRLIEKEDEIDELKAKLLELNFTVEQLNARIDSITLQNLLLDKEIKNKTEKINSAWYAVGSRKELVQNNIIDKSGGFLGLGRTTKMKAEFNQDYFVRIDITETHSIPILAKRVKLVTTHPTNSYSLVRNNENLVVELKIKDPEKFWSVSKYLVVEVN
- the porX gene encoding T9SS response regulator signal transducer PorX — protein: MQPTILWVDDEIDLLRPHIIFLEQKGYKVLTANNGFDAIELVKANQVDIVFLDENMPGIGGLETLPKIKEIKSTLPVVMVTKSEEENIMDMAVGAQISDYLIKPVNPKQVLLALKKFIHGKELVNERQLTDYRTAFMQISSLISSATSYTDWVDIYRKLAAWQVRLSHNPDSNLKQMLEMQFDEANKVFSKYIKSNYLNWFNEKTDKPLLSPSILKTKVFPLLESNTKVLLLIIDNFRYDQWKTIEPILSEKWQVSTEEVYYSILPTATQYARNSIFAGLMPLEIHKKYPDYWVFDEEDEGKNLFEKELLQAQFKRLGMGTKFSYIKTDTLKGVGGGLNIKEFLKNDLAVLVYNFVDSMSHSRTDSEMMRGLAADESAYLSLTRSWFLHSDLREFIEQASSYNIKLVITTDHGAIRVKNPVKVIGDKATSTNLRYKLGRNLNYNPKEVFEVRKPEDAHLPKPNISSSFIFALGNDFLAYPNNFNHYATYYSDTFQHGGVSLEEMIVPFITLNPTGR
- the porW gene encoding type IX secretion system periplasmic lipoprotein PorW/SprE is translated as MINKIKLGKSYFFRLAFAITAAVLISFSCSTQKNTFVSRSFHNITSYYNYYYNAYDSYKSGIQRAENNINFNYTLPLPVLLIGESQVPGIVSSNMERTLNKCTMLLARHSITVKPKRTKNKLSPKEKEFRNLNEYVKWARRSWLLVGKAHTWKSDLTKARSSFEFVIRQFPNLPLWFEAQVWLARVAVLEGDFDDARERLNLVENNRKRPRTKSFNHLLHSTWAFFYQKSQDYEQMLPYLRKAIESAPKKTDKIRYSYILAQALQQLGKTGEAYIAFQKVLKLNPPYDMAFSARIQMISLSNKQDEDLKRELIKLSKDEKNADFLDQLYFTLGSLEKKTGNMEKAIEYFTLSARYSTSNTNQKGMSYLVLADYYFEKAQYALAQAYYDSSYNSLDDSYPEFDRIEQKARFLNSLVDNLNTIKNEDSLLRVAVMPKEERDALIKQIIAKLEAEEQRAKSMENQSRNQYLMYQQSQRYRNQNAQQEGKWYFYNQASLSYGQSEFQMKWGKRKLEDNWRRKNKRVLSIDEVTVAGTSQNQEQVQKQLSPKTPEYYLVNLPFSDSLKEQSIERIKNAMFRVAEIYEVNLSDYEEAKEAYLRIVERFPDEENAANAYYRLYRLASQFNRQDDAARFLSALTKNYPKSPYAILLSNPAYFEKLSKQQNEGETIYQKAYDFYTKGMYSDALNTIQRGMAKAKNTSLEPKYHLLMALCQAKTTDLKTFKVSLSNITSTFANTEEAQLADAMLKQIEQNELQIASGNANLDIAQTDSTTSQKQSIYTDSDGEHVFVVLVPKKANINQIKFNVISFNVDEFIEADLNVTNQPFSDFVEMIVCTGLKDKKTAIKYYNLISKRTKVFAGLNKTEYQYFVISIDNFARFIGDKSISDYLRFFKEKYKNE